The following are encoded together in the Oncorhynchus gorbuscha isolate QuinsamMale2020 ecotype Even-year linkage group LG03, OgorEven_v1.0, whole genome shotgun sequence genome:
- the LOC124027884 gene encoding hyaluronidase-2-like gives MGVAPHSLLALTGQLPWLLLLALLNPWNVLGVEELKPTRWPMFSQKPLLLAWNAPTEDCRPRHGVRFPLEQFQIVASPNEGFVRQNLTIFYKDRLGLYPYYERDGTAVNGGLPQAASLTQHYKKMPEGVHKYISEPNAKGLAVIDWEEWRPLWIRNWDVKDVYRNQSRQLVANKNLEWPLERVGKVAQQEFELSARKFMLETLRLAKSLRPNQLWGFYLFPDCYNHDYRSGLENYTGRCPDVEVARNDQLTWLWTESTALFPSVYMSTVLRSTMFGRQFVRNRVKEGMRLASAGDTLARPVFVYTRPTYANELTPLTETDLVSTIGESVALGASGVIIWGDHTYASSNASCSSLSEYLRGPLGRYLFNVSTAAELCSQKLCGFHGRCLRKHSDTDAYLHLSPHTHSISSQGGRLKVTGQLGQGELAGYRQHFQCQCYSGYKGEGCAQRELGKSGAAPVWKVWSVLTLLLPLGLLTVLH, from the exons ATGGGGGTAGCGCCTCACTCTCTCCTGGCCCTGACTGGCCAGCTGCCCTGGCTGCTGCTCCTGGCTCTGCTCAATCCCTGGAATGTCCTCGGAGTTGAAGAACTGAAGCCCACTAGATGGCCCATGTTCTCCCAGAAGCCTTTGCTCCTCGCCTGGAATGCCCCGACAGAGGACTGCCGCCCCCGGCATGGTGTGCGTTTCCCGCTGGAGCAGTTCCAGATAGTGGCGTCGCCCAACGAGGGATTTGTCAGACAGAACCTCACCATCTTCTATAAGGACCGGTTAGGGCTGTATCCGTATTACGAGCGGGACGGCACCGCGGTGAACGGTGGGCTCCCACAGGCCGCCAGCCTCACGCAGCACTACAAGAAGATGCCCGAAGGTGTTCACAAGTACATAAGTGAACCAAACGCCAAAGGCCTTGCCGTCATCGATTGGGAGGAGTGGCGTCCGCTGTGGATCCGCAACTGGGACGTCAAGGACGTATACCGGAACCAATCCCGGCAACTGGTGGCCAACAAAAACCTGGAGTGGCCCCTGGAGCGCGTGGGGAAAGTGGCCCAGCAGGAGTTTGAGCTGTCGGCCCGGAAATTCATGCTGGAGACCTTGCGGCTGGCCAAGAGCCTGCGGCCCAACCAGCTGTGGGGGTTCTACCTGTTTCCAGACTGCTACAACCATGACTACCGAAGCGGCCTGGAGAACTACACTGGTCGCTGCCCTGACGTGGAGGTGGCTCGCAATGACCAGCTGACCTGGCTATGGACTGAGAGCACGGCCCTGTTCCCATCTGTCTACATGAGCACAGTGCTGCGCTCCACCATGTTTGGACGGCAGTTTGTCCGCAACCGGGTGAAGGAGGGGATGCGTCTGGCATCGGCAGGTGACACGCTTGCACGGCCTGTCTTTGTCTATACCCGGCCTACGTATGCCAACGAGCTGACTCCGCTGACTGAG acagacCTGGTGTCCACTATTGGGGAGAGTGTAGCCCTGGGAGCATCTGGGGTCATCATCTGGGGAGATCATACCTACGCCAGCAGCAAT gccagcTGCTCCAGTCTGAGTGAGTACCTCCGGGGTCCACTAGGCCGGTACCTATTCAATGTCTCCACAGCAGCAGAACTGTGCAGTCAGAAGTTGTGCGGCTTCCATGGCCGCTGCCTCCGCAAACACTCAGACACTGATGCTTACCTGCACCTCAGCCCCCACACCCACAGCATCAGCAGCCAGGGGGGGAGGCTGAAGGTGACTGGGCAACTAGGCCAGGGGGAGCTGGCTGGGTACCGTCAACACTTCCAGTGCCAATGTTACAGTGGGTACAAGGGCGAGGGCTGTGCCCAGAGAGAGCTGGGGAAGAGTGGTGCTGCCCCTGTCTGGAAAGTCTGGTCTGTACTGACTCTGCTGCTCCCTCTGGGGCTTCTCACTGTGCTCCACTGA
- the LOC124027925 gene encoding tumor suppressor candidate 2-like isoform X1: MGGSGSKTKGYWPFAGSGSVDGDPTKEGVDEQSLARLRSFQRATPFVFTRQSSLYFDEDGDLAHEFYEETVVTKNGRKRAKLKKIQKNLIPQGTIKLEHPCIHVDFPVVLCEV, encoded by the exons ATGGGAGGTAGTGGCTCCAAAACCAAGGGTTATTGGCCTTTTGCTGGTTCAGGCAGTGTTGATGGTGATCCAACCAAAGAGGGAGTCGACGAACAGTCGCTGGCGAGGCTCCGAAGTTTCCAAAGGGCGACGCCCTTCGTGTTTACCAGACAAAG CTCCCTGTACTTTGACGAGGATGGAGACCTCGCCCACGAGTTCTATGAGGAGACGGTTGTGACGAAGAACGGCCGCAAGAGGGCCAAACTGAAGAAGATCCAGAAAAACCTCATACCTCAG GGAACCATAAAGCTGGAGCACCCCTGCATCCATGTGGATTTCCCTGTCGTTCTCTGTGAGGTTTGA
- the LOC124027925 gene encoding ras association domain-containing protein 1-like isoform X2 codes for MTSPMKRDGSYTGFIRVLFKLTRPVSLPPPWKASSPQESGQLDGGMKCRTSFYLPKDTAKHLHIGSRTQVREVIEALLNKFTVVDNPAKFALFERRERQNQNSS; via the exons ATGACATCTCCAATG AAACGAGACGGATCATACACTGGCTTCATCAGGGTCCTTTTTAAGCTGACTCGTCCCGTGTCACTCCCACCCCCTTGGAAGGCGTCTTCACCACAGGAATCGGGGCAGCTGGATGGGGGAATGAAGTGCCGGACCTCTTTCTACCTCCCCAAAGATACAGCCAAACACCTGCACATAGGCTCCCGGACACAGGTACGAGAGGTCATAGAGGCCCTGCTCAACAAGTTCACTGTGGTGGACAACCCGGCCAAGTTCGCCCTGTTTGAGCGACGTGAACGTCAAAACCAGA ATTCTAGCTAG